The Xenorhabdus doucetiae genome has a window encoding:
- a CDS encoding aminotransferase family protein, whose protein sequence is MSYMYPFKGFSPDLPKVVSGKGIWLFDENGKGYIDSSSGPMTVNLGHCHPTVIEAIKNQVERLHFAYRFHFRSNEPETLSLRLILLSDDNKRYAFFLNGGSEASEAAYRIALDYFRYKGQEGKIYALGREITNHGNTIQSLSYGDDRARRHNLLGNSLDPVTSSVKLTPCYCFQCPLNKLPDSCQLECVTESLNTIDKFGSERIACVFIEPITASSGGALVPHKKYMQALKNGLQERNILLIADEIVTGLGRTGEWFNMKTWGVESDITVIGKGLGAGFSPISGLLISEEIGHLLASQSTPHFIGHTYSGNPLSTGVALSVLDVLTNEIGMHDIKTKGEYFGLLLNEMLSDIPCIVDIRGQGLLWAIETNLHQSMSAKFIPSGHKHSINLYACRSSGKHKDSLTLLFTPPFIITQHELYELVSRVRKVFRDNL, encoded by the coding sequence ATGAGCTATATGTACCCGTTTAAAGGATTTTCCCCAGATTTACCTAAAGTAGTTTCAGGAAAAGGAATATGGTTATTTGATGAAAATGGCAAGGGATACATTGATTCCTCGTCTGGCCCAATGACTGTCAACTTGGGCCATTGCCACCCAACAGTGATTGAAGCAATAAAAAATCAAGTTGAACGTCTTCATTTTGCATATCGTTTTCATTTTCGCAGTAATGAACCAGAAACTCTATCATTACGTTTAATCCTATTATCAGATGACAACAAACGCTATGCTTTTTTTCTCAACGGAGGTTCAGAAGCATCAGAAGCGGCATATCGTATTGCATTAGATTATTTTCGTTATAAAGGGCAAGAAGGCAAAATTTATGCACTGGGACGAGAAATAACCAATCATGGTAACACAATCCAATCTCTTAGCTATGGAGATGACCGAGCTCGCAGACATAATTTATTGGGCAATTCTCTTGACCCAGTAACCAGTAGCGTAAAATTGACACCCTGCTATTGCTTCCAATGCCCATTGAATAAGTTACCTGACAGCTGCCAACTTGAATGTGTTACTGAATCACTAAATACTATTGATAAATTCGGATCTGAACGTATTGCGTGTGTTTTTATTGAACCAATTACTGCATCATCCGGTGGAGCCTTGGTTCCACATAAAAAATATATGCAAGCACTGAAGAATGGCCTTCAAGAACGAAACATTCTCCTAATAGCTGATGAAATTGTCACTGGCTTGGGACGTACCGGAGAATGGTTTAATATGAAAACATGGGGCGTTGAATCAGATATTACGGTGATCGGGAAAGGCCTTGGCGCAGGTTTCTCCCCCATTTCAGGGCTATTGATCTCAGAAGAAATAGGCCACTTGCTAGCATCTCAATCAACTCCACATTTTATCGGTCATACCTATTCTGGTAACCCACTATCAACTGGTGTAGCTCTATCGGTTTTAGACGTATTAACAAACGAAATTGGCATGCATGATATCAAAACCAAAGGTGAATATTTCGGCTTATTACTGAATGAGATGTTATCCGATATTCCTTGTATTGTAGATATCCGTGGACAAGGGTTACTTTGGGCAATTGAAACAAACCTCCATCAAAGTATGAGCGCAAAATTCATACCATCAGGACACAAGCATAGCATTAACCTCTATGCTTGCCGCTCTTCTGGAAAACATAAAGATTCACTCACCTTACTGTTCACCCCACCATTTATCATTACCCAACATGAACTATACGAATTAGTATCCCGAGTTAGAAAAGTATTCAGAGATAACCTATGA